From the Pseudarthrobacter sp. MM222 genome, one window contains:
- the rsmG gene encoding 16S rRNA (guanine(527)-N(7))-methyltransferase RsmG — translation MVEITPAELKAAESIFGERLELAKRYVEHLATSGTERGLIGPREVPRLWSRHVLNCAVIESQIAHGSHVADVGSGAGLPGLCLAIARPDLELTLIEPLERRVIWLQEVVDDLGLENVTIMRTRAELAVGMVDADVVTARAVSALTNLAGLTIPLLAGKGEVVAIKGRSAGEEIEKAAKVIRKLGGTQTSVVLVGEDVLEEPTTVVRIVVNKPQKIA, via the coding sequence ATGGTTGAAATTACCCCGGCCGAGCTTAAAGCCGCCGAGTCCATCTTTGGTGAGCGCCTGGAGCTGGCGAAGCGTTACGTTGAACACCTGGCTACTTCCGGTACCGAGCGCGGGCTGATTGGGCCACGGGAGGTGCCGCGGCTGTGGAGCCGGCATGTGCTGAACTGTGCAGTCATCGAAAGCCAGATCGCCCACGGCAGCCATGTGGCGGACGTTGGAAGCGGGGCCGGACTGCCGGGCCTCTGCCTTGCGATCGCCCGCCCGGACCTAGAACTTACTCTGATCGAGCCCCTCGAGCGGCGCGTTATCTGGCTCCAGGAAGTGGTGGATGATCTGGGGCTCGAAAATGTCACGATCATGCGTACCCGCGCGGAGCTCGCTGTCGGCATGGTCGACGCCGATGTAGTCACCGCACGTGCTGTTTCGGCGTTGACCAACCTTGCGGGACTGACCATTCCGCTGCTGGCCGGCAAGGGCGAGGTTGTTGCCATCAAGGGGCGCAGCGCTGGCGAGGAAATTGAGAAGGCTGCCAAGGTGATCCGCAAACTTGGCGGCACTCAGACGTCGGTTGTGCTGGTCGGTGAGGACGTCCTCGAGGAACCCACAACCGTAGTCCGGATCGTTGTGAATAAGCCTCAAAAGATTGCCTAG